From the genome of Cherax quadricarinatus isolate ZL_2023a chromosome 30, ASM3850222v1, whole genome shotgun sequence:
tgcataccgtacaatccgcataccgtttgcttttttcgcaaaaattttgcctcgcataccgcccaaaaacccgctcttcatccgagacgcgtccaatgtgcggcctgagccacgctcacatgttccgccagtggcattgtttaccagccagcctccgcagtaacatccaagcatacaatcggaacatttcgtattattacagtgtttttggcgattttttctggaaaataagtgaccatgggccccaagaaagcttctagtgccaaccctacagcaataagggtgagaattactatagagatgaagaaaaagatcattgataagtatgaaagtggagtgcgtgtctccgagctggccaggttgtataataaaccccaatcaaccatcgctactattggtggtacagctgctgctgctgctgcactgtcagctgctgctgctgttgtaccaccgtcagctgctgcagtaccatctgctgctgctgtaacatcgtctgctgctgctgtagcatcgtctgctgctgctgtagcatcatctgttgctgctgtagcatcgtctgttgctgctgtagcatcgtctgctgctgttgtaccaccgtcagctgctgctgctgctgtagcaccgttgttggtgtggcttattgagaataccaagaaacaattaaccccagaggatttgccacccaggataacccaaaaaagtcagtgtcatcgaagactgtctaacttatttccattggggtccttaatcttgtctcccaggatgcaacccacaccagtcgactaacacccaggtgaacagggaaaaatgcctggaactagtgctcatattggtgaatttaaagccagcaaaggttggtttgagagatttaagaatcgtagtggcatacagtgtgataaggcctgttctggaagaaaatgccaaacaggacctacagtactcaggaggaaaaggcactcccaggacacagtgtctcatcagtcattgctgcatcttcaataaaggtaagtgtcatttattcttcatttagtagagtagtacatgcacaatatatattgtgcatgtactactctactattgtgcatgtatccttgtctttgtgtgtaggaaaatgtatatttcatgtggtaaaattttttttttcatacttttgggtgtcttgcacggattaatttgatttccattatttcttatggggaaaattcattcgcataccgaacatttcgcataacaatcagccctcttgcacggattaaagtcgctatgcgggggtccactgtataatattttggcccaggcccattccttaggcctccgaggcaatctaccatccttccttaagaactttttaactgacagacatttctgtgttcgagtcaacaatgttctttccccggacttcgtccaagctgaaggtgtccctcagggatgtgttctaagcacaacactttttctccttgctataaatgatttggcctctgttcttccacccaatatttggtcatcactctatgttgatgacttcgctattgcttgtgcaggcgctgactgtcaccttattgcagtttctctccagcatgcggtcgaccgtgtttccacttgggccaccacacatgggtttaaattttcaagtaccaaaactcaccaaattactttcactagacgctctgttatctccgatcatcctttgtatctctatggctcccgtatccccgaacgtgatacagtcaggtttctaggccttctctttgaccgtcggttatcctggaaacctcacattacctctctgaaggcaacttgtcacagccggctaaaccttcttaaaacccttgctcatctttcctgggaagctgatcgtcgaactctgcttcgcctacattcatccctcgttttatcgaaactcgattatggtgaccagatttattccgcggcctctcctgctactctctctagccttaactctatccatcaccaaggattacgtttgtgccttggtgcttttcgctcttcccctgttgagagcctctatacagaagcgaatgttccatccttgtctgatcgccgtgatgcccattgccttcgctactatgtacgctctcacgatctccacaatccttccatttatagaatggtcaccgatattagtagacattctttattcgttcgccgcccctgtttgctccgtcccttttctcttcgcctacattcactcttgtcttcccttcagttaccacctttatatgttcatgtagcatctcacttttccctacccccctgggaagttccagctgttcgggtctgttctttctcactcccttgctcgaaagctcaactgcctactgtggcttcccgctctctttttcttgatcacttccactcccattctcatgccaccgctgtgtacacagatggctctaagtcttcagacggcgtcggattcgcagcagtgtttccggacagcgtcgtgcgggggcttctactatcttcagctagcatttttactgctgaactgtatgccattcttgcagcacttattcgtatcgcatctatgcctgtgtcatcatttgtagtagtctcagactcccttagtgctctacaggctatacgaaaatttgataaatctcatcccctagttctccgtatccaactttggctatgccgtatctcttccaaacataaagatattgttttttgttgcgtctctggtcatgtcgacgtacagggcaatgaacaggcagacactgctgcgcggtcagcagtacatgacctaccgatTTCCTATCAAGGTGTtacatttctggactattttgctgcaatagctacccaccttcgcacccgttggcaacaacgttggtcaactctgctcggtaacaaacttcattctattaaaccgagcataggttactggccgtcttcttgtcatcagtgccgaggttgggagaccactctcccGCCTTCGCTTTGgccactcgtcttactcatgggtatctcatggagaggcaccctgttcctctctgtgagcagtgtcaagttccagtatcgattagccacattctgttagactgccctctctatcaacgagcacgcagaatttacctccaacgtcgtcttcgttctactactctctctttaccttcccttcttgctgatggaccctcctttaatcctgactctctcattgacttcttgacaacgactgatttactccacaaactctgatgatacttttcgcactcccctcagccctttctagttcagtctcttgctgccctttaccctttcaccatccactaccccgctgttatccgtaacctattactcatccatctcccttttgccacctgatgccctcgcctccttcctgccctgcagcgctgtatagtccttgtggcttagcgcttctttttgattataattcaCAAATTCttataccttcagccctttctacttcaatctcttgctaccctctacccccgtactatcccctgccccgctgttttctgtaagctactgatcatccctcctgccatccaataccctcgcttccttccctaccctgcagcgctgtatagcccttgtggcttagcgcttctttttgattataataataattctcaggAGGTTCAAGATAAAAATTTGCTGCATGAACCCATTTTTTAGAAAACATATTTTGTATATTTATCAGCTAATTATGGAGAATAAAAGACAAAAATAAGAGAGAAAACATTTTAAGTGACAAGTAATATTAGTAACAACGTGTTTCAACAGTATTAACATGTTAGAGACTAAGAATGATTGTTAAATAGGAGCCTTGATTGTGCACTATTCAAAGTCCTAACAAGAGAAGGAACCATTAAACATATGCACAGCAATCACAGAGGATCAGGTACAATGTTGTAGTGTCTTCACCCAGCATGATTACTCTTAGCAGGGAACTCTGTATTTAGTGCTATTTTCCACTATTATTTTTTTCCTTTAACACTTAGAGGATGGCTGCggtcattttactaaatctatcAACATATGGTTTTCTATGTTTTGACCCTGAATGTACTGAGAATAAAGTTTTATATACTTTTTATCAAGTTTCCTGTTAAATTTTATATAATTCTTTAAATCGTTTTGGTGTTTTGATAACTACAGAGTTCCCCAATTATTCCTAGTATTGAATACTGATATCACTACTGATACTCAGGAAGTGAAATATCCAGGAAGAGCTTTGGCAGTGGGtttgaacaaatattttcaaaCTTTGCTGGAATGTCTACACTGGAAaaatattttaacccttaaactgtccaaacatagatctttGTTTTTTTTACgttctttcttatggagaaaatcaaggtcggagtgctacgcgtgcaaatgtagatctacgtttggacagtttaagggttaaacatctCATAACAGGAAAAACAACAACAGAATGATTGTTTCATTTTTGGCATTAAAGTTGCAAAAAGTACTCTCATTTTCACAAATCCTTGATAAGAGAAAGCAATGGTAATTTGCTCTTTTGAACTGTTTTATTAGGGTGGTCATCAGTATCTGGAATAACAGTAGTGACACACCAGTACTCGTACCTGTACTATACCGTACTATACTGTATTCTTGTACAGAGGTATGTGTAGTTAAAATGTTGGCCTGCAAGCTTAAACAATACATGAAGTACATTTAAAATTAGAGTATAATATTGCTACAGAGTTCATTAGATATGCTAATACAGATATATTAAAATTCATCTTCCTTTCCAAATATTTAAAACATTCTAGTATCTTGGCATACTTTACAAATTTATTTACATTTACTGGATTTTACCATGCATCTGAGTGAATGTTGTTGCATTTTTTGGCATATGTTATGCTCATTGGTAGATGTGATATCTTTCATTGAATGCACTTCACTTGGTGGATATAATCTTATACGTAATCAGCATTTTCCTAAGTAAATGTTGCACTTAAGTTCTACTTGGTGGATGAAACATGACACCGATATACACTCTGACCATTTAATTAGATACACCTGGGGTAGGGTCTCCTTTTGCCCCCAGAACAACCTGAAGTCTTCATAGCATGGGTTCAACAagatgctggaaacattcctttgagatcctggtccatgttgacataaTAGCATCATGCAGTTGCTGCAAATTTGTcagctgcacattcatgctgcgaCTCTCCCATTCCACCACGTCTCAAAGGTTTATGCCAGATTCTGACCCTATCATCTGCATGTCACAGCAGAAACTTTGATTCATGAGATAAGGCAATatttttccaatcttcaactgtccagATTTGGTGAGCatgtgcccactgtagcctccATTCAAGAGTGATTAATTTACATTTATATCCAACATATTTTCTTGTCACTATTACATGAGATGTTAATGAACATATATTACCAAAAGTGATTAATGAACATTTCCCATTTATGCTATCTGTGACTACTTATTTTCCAGTCATTAGGTAGCAAGATGCATTAGTACAAAATATCTGCTCCGTTCACCAGTAGGTATAGTAGCTAATCACTGACAGCCATCATCCAAAATAATCCCTGAACATACTGCAGGATAAATGAGAACTGTACCTCTAACAGTATATGTTAATCATATATTGCTACccttatatgtattatatatatttactttATTACACTTCTAACATCATTTAACTTTCCCTAAACAATTTCAAATGTGCATTATTTGTCATATTGGTCAATAATGTGGATTTACTATTTTATTCAGAATTTCTAATAATTATTAGTAAGCAGAAAATTATAACATTTTGTCATACAAATATTTTTTTAGATTTAAGGAGTATAGATGTTTGTTACAGTCTTCTATGCTTATGTCTTCACCAAAAGGATCAAGATACATGTTATCTTccaattattgttataataacaaTCTTCATGTATTACATTATGTTCTAATATATAAGCTAAAAATATATTGCAATTTATATTACTCATATTACTATTTAATTTTTCAGTCCAGCAGTATTCTATAGTAACTGCAAGTTACATACAGGGACAAATTACtttagcccttaaactgtccaaacgtacatATATGTGTGCTCgcatagcgctccgaacgtagatctactttttttttttttcccacaaagAATGTAAaatcaaacgtagatctacgttcggagcgctatgtGAGTAAATGTATagctatgtttggacagtttaagggttagtcTTGTACAGTATCTCACAAACATCACTTATAAAAATAAATCTAAATAACTATAAAGCTTAAGAAAATACTATATATAACCCTTTCACTTTTGGGACCCCTAAATTTAAAAGTACTGATAATGTCAGGGATTCTATTGAAATGgttgagaatctttttctgaacgAAATACATgaaagtataaaatttgatggagACTTTTGGAATTGTGCAGGCACAAAGTTGGGAGTTGGGACACAATTTACACATCAGTGGTTTCACTCActtcctattttaagccaattccattgctcagTTCAAACAAGGTCTTAGcgattttgctagtattccttccgTTCTATCGAATGAGCAAAAGAGCCACTCATTCAATTTTTGGAACTATCCTACAAAGTGCACAGAagtcagcaattttgccaatttgaaacaaaattaaaaaatttcaaTTTAAAAACAATTCAAAATAAACAAAGCATCCCAGCCACTAaagcaacatttcctctgttcattaatcacatcctcAGGCTAACTAATTTGAATTCATCATCCTATAAAAGATCAAAAGTTTTTACCTTATTTCTTAGATTTAATAAAACAACCAGGAATGACTGATCATGGTTTAGGGCCATTGCAATAATTAAAGCTAAAAATATATTGCAATTTATATTACTCATAAAACAGATTGGGGAAAGAGGGGGAACCTTGCTCATCCTCAGGAAAATCgtcaaaaatttaatatttctgccactttgagcctGATTTCAAGGTACTTCCAATATCATCTCCAGTAGTATCTCTTCTATTCTaccaaatgataccaagaaacagtcaataaaatcataaaaaccattctagaaaacacctcaaattTACTGTTTTAAAGCAAACCTAAGGTCATAGGCTTACTTTTCCCATCAAATACCACATGGGGGCAGGaatattttttatactgtgcacattcACTGCACAGACTCATTCTCTTATGTCTAGGCTAAAATCAGCTCAAAACACAGATCTACATAAGTAATGCTGGTGTCAATAATCTTGATTTACATAAGAGATAGTGAAAGGGTTATATAAAGTAattgttaggtttaaagcctaccgACTGGAtgatggtcattaaggctgcataacACCTGTACACTGAAAATGAAGAAACTAACCACTTAAATATGGATTTACAAAAACAAATATGTACTACACCTCTCAGTAGACATTACATACAaaacctgaattttttttttctttactgtgAGGCTTGTTAATGTACTGTTTTCACACACTAGGGCAGACAAGATCTTGAGTTATAATATCATGTGTCAAGCGTGCACACGATACTAAAATAATCAAAGTAAGCGCTTAACCTGAAAGAATAAAATTAGAAAAACTTATGCTAGTACCAGTGTGACTGATCCTTTATACCTAATCCCACATAGTGTAAGATTTAAGTAAATATATTTTCCTGCACTTTTAACTACATATACTGCACTACAGTATACATATGGGTTAAATATTACTCAAATTATTTACCATGTCTGAGTAATGGATGACTAGTGAATGCTCAAAATACATTCTCTAAATactttattttaattatttatcagCTATAGCAATTTTCTTTGGTGCTGATTAACTTTCAAGTAAGAAGCTTTATCAAACATaccttgattctggtgagggggctcttcatccaaggaattgtatCTATCCTTCCCATGGATTGAAGCTGATTGCTTTCcatttcccaggtgttgtattACCTCCAGCTTTAGTATGTCTGTGATTACACTAATAATCTTCTAGATACTGTAAAACTAACTATAAAATCAGATTATGAATTTTCCAGGAAATAGGTACAAAGTTAATCTGAATCACCTTAAAATATGGGGAGTTCAAGAAACAGCAGTTCAAAAACAAGCAGTTCTGAAAATATATCCAATACTATATATGGGAGCAAAATTGTAATCACACAAATTTACATAAGCAAAAAATCTGAATGATTAATTATGATACAAAATTATATAAGCTCAGTTAAGAACGAACTAGAATTTTGATTATTCAAAAACAAGGTATGCAGATTTTAAGTTACCCTAGGTTACATCATTATTATACATTTATGGgtgagtgctaaacctgtagggttcatacaacacctgggggaaatggaaggcatttagACTCGCTTCAAGAAATTGAAGCACAGTTCTAATTCCATAGATCAGTGGCCCCTCACCAGGAttaagaaacctcccttgaggagaccCAAAGTAATAAGTCTAAAACACTCAAGAATAAGCCAACTATACAATAGTTTTGAAAGACAAAGCATTcataatcttaaaaaaaaaaataggttctGTTATCTATAATATGACCCTACTTATATACCAGTAACTAAATTTTAGCTCATTTTAAATACTGGGAATTATCAACAGATCCCGTCTTCAAAAGGGAACAAAACACGTACCTCCAGGaaattcctgatcagccaggctgatgCTGGACTGTATACTTTTAGCACACAGGCCATCAACCATGAAGCTTGATCTGGGACCAGGCTTCAGGAAGTAATGACCCATGGAACAACAAAGCCAGAAGTCAACAATATCCAGCACCCACTTAAATCAAAATACTACTGCAAAATTTTAAAATACATCTGGTTAAATTTGTAGGAGATAAGGGGACCAATGATGAATTATAGATTTTCCATGATGAAGCCACTAAAGCTATTAGTCATGGGGTAAAAAACCTTTGAACAGTAAAATCTTTATCATAGGAGTCTCTTTATGGATAAGATATGTTTCATACCATGTCAGCTGTACTAAGCTCATTCAACCTATTAACACAATTCTACATAAGAATCTTCAGTACATTTTGCAAACACCACCAATTACATATGAAACTGCCAAGTGAAATGAGACATCACATACAGTAACAGTGAATTCACTTTTAAGTAAAGCCCCTTATAAAGCCAGGGTAACTTGTATAACTTGTATTTCCTTTCATCATACATCATTAAAGTGGCAAGTTCAGTATCTGCTGATACTAAACCAATTGGGGTGGAAACCAGTGATATAGCCAGGTTCTAAAGTTAGAAGAGGAGCACAAAAAATGGCACCATGACACACCAAATAATTTTAAATTCATTAtacatttttattttgtttttaaaatCAAAACACAAGGAAGACACAGTTTTAAATAAAGTACATAATTGTTATTTTGTTTTTAAAATCAAAACATAAAAATTTTTTACAGTAAGCTCATAAATctcaaaataataatttttttaacacatcagctgtttccctccatggcagggtaacccaaaaataaaaaaaaaaaactttcatcattcaacactttcaccatcactcatacataatcactgtctttacagaggggccctgatatgacagttcagatgtcactccaaacagccaatatcacaaaccccttctttaaagtgcaggcactgcttcccacctccatgactcaagttcagctaaccagtttccctgaatcccttcacaaacatTACTCTGCCACACCCCAACAAGCTTGTCAGgctccaaaaaccatttgtctccattcactcctaacacgctcacacatgctgcATGTTCAAGCCCCTTGCACGGAAAACTTTTTACCCCATCCCGCCATCCTTTCTTAGGATGACCTCTACCCCTCcactccagatttatacaccctccaataTATTTTGATCCatcctctaaatgaccaaaccacctcaacaacccctcttcagccctctgaatcatacttttaataactccacaccccctcctaatttccacactataaattccttgtataatatttacaccacacattgcccttagacaagacattgccactgcctccagcctccttgttgcagcacttacaacccatgcttcacactcacatAAGTGtcagtaccactatactcttgtacgttcccttctttgcctctatggataatgttttttgtctccacagatacctcaatgctcaactcaccttttttccttgaTCACTTCTATGGTTAATCACATCCTTCATAAAACCATCTGCTGACAAgcctactcccaaatatctgaacacattcactttttccatacttcctccctccaatgtgatatccaatttttctttacttaACTCATTTGATgcccctcatcaccttgctcttttctatgttcactttcaactttcctcCTTTACACAtgctcccaaactcgtccacaacGAGCTAGAcaaagaagaacctgaagaaaaattTAACATTGCAATAGTTATGTGAGCAGTTCCATATTATTGGTAAAGTTGCAGATTTTTTCACAATTCTAGAAGCActcagtgctgtatagcccttgtggcttaacacttctttttgattataataataataatctagaagcACTGCTCTGAAATGaggtctagagcagctgatgatgccttaccatcagctgtGTCAAATACTGAACCTATTGTAACATGAGATTTCCTTGTAAGTATTGTCTTGATGGCACACATATTATGGGCATTAAAAATGCACATTACAGTATATGTACATGGTatttttaacccaggataatccaagcaATCCAAACAATGTGCCTTATTTCCATGTTTCAAGAGGAATTACACCCTGACTCAATTGTAATATCATAAGATTTCCTTGTATATAGTTTTTGAGGAGAAAAGCAATCAAAAGAAATAAGGGGAAAACAATTATTTGCATGAATTTATATTGTATATTTCAAGTGGAGTTAAGTATCTTCCCATGTTTTGAGTACTAAAAGCATCTTCCCATGTTTTGAGTACTAAAAGCATCTTCCCATGTCTTGAGTGCTAAAACACCTTGAAACACATCTATCAGCATAAGAAACTAGTACGTATGCAGTGTttgacactaaaataataataataataataaaaaaaaaaattgcttagtGGAACTGAAACACTGTTGCTCACAGCACATCATTTTTCACCAACTTCAGCATGCCACAAAATGGTAAGTCACTATCAGAATTCCTTCTCCCCTGTCGTATTCtacttagaatttttttttttaatccataagaaaaaaatttgcttTTCATTTTCAAAAATTTGCCACAACACctgcattatttttatttttgggcaTGTTGCATTTAAAGGGTTCATATGGGTGAAAGTAACTAAATGAGGTTATTATTTATGAAAATCATAGTATGCACAGCATTTTAGGTGACTAATACTAATAGCATGCAAATGAGAAATAATGCAAGATGCCAAAAGTACTAAGCAACAATACAATGTTATGGAACTTGAAGTGGGTTATTTTGTAGTCAAAATTTTTATATTCATAAGAATaatgaaaatgacataacagTAGATGTACAGTAATACTGTAGTTAATTTAATCAGCTGAAATATAAAGTGATGAAAGTGTAATACTAATGAATCTGGCATTAATAAATGGTTTACATTTTGAAACACTGTACCTAGTTTATGGGATAAAATATAAGACAGTAATGTAAACCACTGGAATGATAATATTATTGATCAATTGGATGTTAAAAATTGTAAAGAAATGTTTTCAAGACTGACTAAGATTAAAAGATTAGAGAATTATTCTGAACTATGGTAAAAATATTCAAGTGTTTATTCAACAAATTTTACATTACTAAGGTTCTGGTATCCTGGTCCCGAACATCTGTTTAATAAATTTGTCATGTACATTAGACTGTATTAGTGGTGAATCTTGCATGCATGCAGCAGTGTGCTTAGAGAAATGGTATGGAGCCATCCAAAGGATGAGCATCAAGACAAGCATGGTGGCCTGGTTGTGGACATGGCTTCCACCCTGGATTCTCTTCATCATTCCACCGCCAATGGGGCTCATGACGAAACATATAGTCACCGTACTGAGCTAGAGCTTTCTTGCCAGGATTCCAAGGACCAGGTAACCAGTTGGAGCCCACACGTACAAAAGAACTGAGGTAGCATGAAGGTGGCATTTTCTTTTCGCTTTTGTTCAGTGTCAAGTTCTTCTGGATTGATTTTGCAACTTTAATTGGTGTTGGGATGTGTCCATGCTGAAGACACACCAGATTGTCTGGATATTTGTTCAGTTTTTCCAGTGTTCCCAATGATGGCATTGTTTTCCTGCCCCATAAATCCAATGCAAATCCCCCCTGACTAGTTGCATAAATATATTTACTTACAACAGATTTATTCCCTTTGTTGGCTTGATCACTAAAGTATGGAGAGAGACCAAGTCGTCTCATCCGTTGTTTATTTCTGATAAACACTTCTGCATCTGAATTTCTATAATATGCATCATCATCAAAATCCCAGGGAAGACCATCTTTAAATTTCAAAGCACCTAAAAGAGTACCAGAGCTAATTTCATATGGTACTCTGTTCTCTTTTGCAATTATATCAACAGTGTTTAACATTTTATTCTTCAGTTTTAAACAACATGGTGGAAGGATGTAATATCTTACTTTAATATTAGCACTACAATCGTAATGTACTTCTCGGCAATTGTACTCAAAACTTGTACCATTGTTAAAGGTAACAAAATTAAGTTCCCATTTCTGTGCCAATTTTCTGTATTGCCTCTTGATAGCCCACAGCTGTGCTCTTGCCTGTTTCCTTTCCTCCTTGGTTACACAGCTTCGGTCTGATTCTCTGTGCTGCTCCTTAGACCTGAGACTTCTTTGCACATGAAACATTACATCTGGACATGTCACTGTCAAGTAACCGTGTCTTTGCAGCCTTAAACTCCAATCAATAACCTGAGATCTGTGAGACATACTTAGATCATATGGCACATCAAGGAGAACCTTAGTTGCTGCTAAGAAAGAAGAAATAGTGACATCACAGAAGAGACAGGCAGCCCTGGAAAACTCATATCCATCTCTAAGAGTGAGACGCGAGTTCCTAATTGTTAAACGTGTGCACGTGTAGTCCCATGACCCATCTCGCCCACGTTCTGAACCACTTACAATGCCTACACCAATAGATCGGAGTCCTAGGGCCACAGAGAGCAACCTTGGAAGATCTAGGTCATCTGTGATGGCAGAAACACCATCCAGGACTAGAACAAAGGGGGTTTTAACAAACTTTGTCAAACTGCGAAGGTCACTTCGCCTCCATTTCTCACACTTCATCTGTGGAAAGAATTCAAAATCAGTGCTAAGAAGATGAG
Proteins encoded in this window:
- the LOC128692491 gene encoding uncharacterized protein, translated to MVWVGRGRLPRAALSGVRPLVACCLLSLTLTVFFILHAGVCVGGLWACGGSVKEETLGPDAIIQLRRYVASTLIRLSYDLRAGHILSVAAELESTAALLDSRYDPKVRGPPPPKSGFTPAPLSFLLSNSTLLHNISEDELIRNGRSEYGLNSRLRYYYNKFKNNFSEQTFNEFIQKLNDTSLNTLALNSYTSESLESLEKRTFSERINRKNLEESRIHNLKLLLEKQRSFKDKSTLYNEDEEEPQHSSKLDYSESVRSIYPVYPGDLINNLPGIADLEDLGSDPLPPLPTQVTVILDGCSSSPPYITSVVRQARAAWPSISIVVSVEEEKQAEVEDISHLSGVTLATMKCEKWRRSDLRSLTKFVKTPFVLVLDGVSAITDDLDLPRLLSVALGLRSIGVGIVSGSERGRDGSWDYTCTRLTIRNSRLTLRDGYEFSRAACLFCDVTISSFLAATKVLLDVPYDLSMSHRSQVIDWSLRLQRHGYLTVTCPDVMFHVQRSLRSKEQHRESDRSCVTKEERKQARAQLWAIKRQYRKLAQKWELNFVTFNNGTSFEYNCREVHYDCSANIKVRYYILPPCCLKLKNKMLNTVDIIAKENRVPYEISSGTLLGALKFKDGLPWDFDDDAYYRNSDAEVFIRNKQRMRRLGLSPYFSDQANKGNKSVVSKYIYATSQGGFALDLWGRKTMPSLGTLEKLNKYPDNLVCLQHGHIPTPIKVAKSIQKNLTLNKSEKKMPPSCYLSSFVRVGSNWLPGPWNPGKKALAQYGDYMFRHEPHWRWNDEENPGWKPCPQPGHHACLDAHPLDGSIPFL